The sequence CTCGACAACTTATTATGGAAGAAATCTAAAGCAATGAAATCCACAAAACCCATGTATCTGAGTACTCCTTATGACAATGAACTCATAACCTTGTGTTGTAGCTCGTGTGGTAGTGACATGTCTCTCTTAATGAGAGGTCACGAGTCAACTCTCGTTGGGTGGccgcattgcacacaaggttgcccctaAACCTTTGAATTTCACCCACgggtgccttccgcacatcgcgttgcggggccAGTGGGGGAGGAGGAGGGGGGTTATCGCCCATACCCTCGGATTGGGCCGAGTTTTCTCCTGGACAGCAGTtgagggcgggttatgcaactgcgagaGATGAACACGTAAGTAGTTTAGTCCCCTCTCGGTGATCCCGAACTACTGTAAAAAAACAATGAACATAATCTCTTCAATATATTTATAAGGGTTAAAGCTATAAATACGCTATATATATACTTTCacttttgttccaatgtaggctatacACCCAATAAAATACAAGTGTatgctatatactttcaaaaagtgggCTAATATGAACGCATTGAACTTGTTAACCGGATAAAACAAAAATGAGTGAACAAAAGTGAAAGTATATATCCTACATCAGAACACAAATGAAAGTATATAACCTATTTTGTAGCCATTTAAAATTGAAAAAAATGTTAAAAAATTGATTTTACCGGTTCAGCAGTTTTCCGGTCACCAATAGCCTATATtagaacactttttgaaagtatgtgacttACACTGATAATTTATTGAGTATATAGTTACATTAAAATAAAAGTGAAAGTATGTAGCATATTTATGGTTTTAACCTTAATTACGAATGGAATATTCCCATATATTATGCTGGAAACTTAAACTCAAGACAAAGAATCATAAAGGTTGGGCCAACATCTCTATAATGGGCCTTATTATCCTATAAAAGCCCACTAGCTAAACCGGTATATTGTAATGTGCCTAAAATAGAATTTATTTATAAGTACATAATAATAGAAACGCAAGTTGGCATATAAAGAAAATCAGTCACTAAACTTGAAAGCTAGTCACTAAATTTGTGAATCTAATGATCAAGACAATTGATTTATCCACTTTTTGTCCTAAGCTCTAAGTTGATAATTTTTGGCCACTTTCTTTAATTTTGATTAGGACAAGATAGCACTATAGTCCAAAACAAGTTATTATAGGTTGACAAAAGATTAGGTTTGTCGATCCTTAATAAAAGTATAATCATCAAATAATCGTTCCATAAATTGTCAATTTGTCTTTTATCTTTATGAATGTATTTCATATACTCATCAAATTTCTAATCTGGCCACATTTAATGGATCGATCTTTTCATACTAAACATATGAGATGTATCACGGTTTATTGATCGTGTTGTGACAATATATACCTACCGTTGCTATTAACTATCTAATCACAAGACATATTAAGTTAGTTTGGAATTTGTGAACCAAGCCAGTAAGCCACCATACAAATTGTTTGTCAGTTTATAGTTATTGTCACAAAACTGTCTTCAAACTTATAAGGGAAAAGAAAATTTGGTTAAACTCTGCCTACTAAAGGTATGAAACTTGGAAAAAGAAGGGTAATTTGGATTTATTAAACATATATTTAGAATCTTAGATTATATTAATGATTGTAAATTATTGTAAACTATACATGCTAATTGTATCATGCAAGTTTCTAAGGCTCACCCATTAAACAAGGGTGAACAATTAAGTTCTATTTTTTCTTGACGAATATTCTTATTCAAATGTACGCGACTTAATCAAATTATTTTGTAACTTCATATATATCGTGTGAGCGGATTCACCCattgattattaaataaatgaaatcTACACTATGAAAGTTAGTGCATTGTACATTAATACATCTTAGATTAAAAACAAGATAATTATTAAATAAGTGACATATATAGGTTAGAGTCACATTCACACATCTCTTGGATCAACAAAAAGAGGTCTTTTTTGTGGGATTCTTGTTAATTCATTAATACTTTCACCATCTTCACTTTTCAAGGCCTTTATGCACCACAAGTCTTTTGTGCATGAAAGCATCCTCCAATGTGGAATCTGAGGTCTCACCTTCTCATCATAACACCCCACTTCAGTCACCACCATCTTGCAATCCATATCCGCTCGAGCCATATTGTGCACATACTTGCAAAGGGCTCGAATCATATTCCCGGACATTGGGCCCTCTTGGTGCACTCCATACAAAAAATAGAACCCAAATGGCTCAAATAGATTGTGCAACAATCTTGGCATGTTAAAGCATGCAAACGCCTTATCGATCATTTTAAACGCCTCGGAGTAAACCAAACATGAAACCGGAGCTTTCCCTATTCGCAATTTGAATAACCCTCCACTATTCCAAACACTTAGCACGGCCCAATTCGTTGGAAAATTACCATTTAGCCCAAATTGATCGCGCCCGCCTTGGTCACATGCAACCCACGTGCCTAAACTCAACTTGTTTCTTAACACTTTTTCTATATCACTTGGGAAGAACTCGGTTAAACCCATATACCTACGATACAGATACTCCGCATTTTCTTCATTAATTTTGAaaatcttgatcttggatgatattTCAAGGGGCCGGGACTTTACAGGATGAACGAGGATTGCAGGCGTTCGAAATTTAAGATAGTGGAGCTTATTTACAAAAAGGTTAACCGAAACATTGTTATCTTTCTCGGTTGCCATGTATGCATACTTCACTTGATTTCTAATGAACCATTCTTCTAAATGTTGCACAAGGCTAGAACCAATGCCTTTACGTCGATGAAGTGGCGAGACCCTTAGTCCTAAAATGTAGCCCACTTTAGCTAAATCTCTCATTGTGACCATTTTGATTGAACCTTGAACGGCACCAATTAGCTCATGGTTCAATTCAGCAACCTATCAATAAGCATGTCACAAGCTATGACATAAATAGTGAATAAAATGGATATAATATACGATACATTACAGATTGAATGTACAAGTTTAccagcatgatgtacatgggactATTACGGATTCTTGAGATTGGGTCACCCATGGTATCAGTAAATAGAAATACATGTTTTGATGATCCTAAttcacaacttctttcaagtagtTCAAGTCTTGTTCTATCAAAATTTCCATCATAGCTTCTAATTTTAATATCATCAAAGGACATTTTTGCACATGTacatgcatata comes from Rutidosis leptorrhynchoides isolate AG116_Rl617_1_P2 chromosome 4, CSIRO_AGI_Rlap_v1, whole genome shotgun sequence and encodes:
- the LOC139845095 gene encoding probable N-acetyltransferase HLS1-like, whose protein sequence is MSFDDIKIRSYDGNFDRTRLELLERSCELGSSKHVFLFTDTMGDPISRIRNSPMYIMLVAELNHELIGAVQGSIKMVTMRDLAKVGYILGLRVSPLHRRKGIGSSLVQHLEEWFIRNQVKYAYMATEKDNNVSVNLFVNKLHYLKFRTPAILVHPVKSRPLEISSKIKIFKINEENAEYLYRRYMGLTEFFPSDIEKVLRNKLSLGTWVACDQGGRDQFGLNGNFPTNWAVLSVWNSGGLFKLRIGKAPVSCLVYSEAFKMIDKAFACFNMPRLLHNLFEPFGFYFLYGVHQEGPMSGNMIRALCKYVHNMARADMDCKMVVTEVGCYDEKVRPQIPHWRMLSCTKDLWCIKALKSEDGESINELTRIPQKRPLFVDPRDV